One genomic segment of Streptomyces sp. NBC_00239 includes these proteins:
- a CDS encoding cysteine synthase family protein has translation MPGALQRPAVVSRVSDLIGYTPLLELAATETGSRLLLKLEMFNPTGTAKIRMARAMIDAAETAGELREGGRIIESTSGNTGLGLAVIAAERGYTFTAVVDNHACTDKLRGMKALGTELVYVVDDGTEELATAAREELAEDMARGQDNTVFTEQHNNPANGVGYFPVAHELHEALEGKIDVLIGAVGTGGALCGTSRELTKLMSGFTVIGVEPKGSIAFGGPAHDYYQSGTGTPEGAEIGALVDFDLIDEGVKVGDVEAFATCRAVARTGLLIGGSAGGVVYEALTRLASLPPGTTMVALINDGGEKYMDTVFNDDWMQARDLLNAEAEREIDELLTKLRGNR, from the coding sequence ATGCCCGGAGCCCTTCAGCGCCCCGCCGTGGTCTCCCGCGTATCCGATCTCATCGGCTACACCCCCCTGCTCGAACTCGCCGCCACCGAAACCGGCAGCCGCCTCCTGCTCAAGCTGGAGATGTTCAACCCCACCGGTACGGCGAAGATCCGCATGGCCCGCGCCATGATCGACGCCGCCGAGACCGCCGGCGAACTGCGCGAAGGCGGCCGGATCATCGAGTCGACCTCGGGCAACACAGGCCTCGGTCTCGCCGTCATCGCCGCCGAACGCGGCTACACCTTCACCGCCGTCGTCGACAACCACGCCTGCACCGACAAACTCCGCGGCATGAAGGCCCTCGGCACCGAACTCGTCTACGTAGTCGACGACGGCACCGAGGAGCTCGCCACCGCCGCCCGCGAGGAACTCGCCGAGGACATGGCGCGCGGCCAGGACAACACCGTCTTCACCGAGCAGCACAACAACCCCGCCAACGGAGTCGGCTACTTCCCCGTCGCCCACGAACTCCACGAGGCCCTCGAAGGGAAGATCGACGTCCTCATCGGCGCCGTCGGCACCGGCGGCGCGCTCTGCGGCACCAGCCGGGAGCTGACCAAGCTGATGTCCGGCTTCACCGTCATCGGCGTCGAGCCCAAGGGCTCCATCGCCTTCGGCGGCCCCGCCCACGACTACTACCAGTCCGGCACCGGCACCCCCGAAGGCGCCGAGATCGGCGCGCTCGTCGACTTCGACCTCATCGACGAAGGCGTCAAGGTCGGCGACGTCGAAGCGTTCGCCACCTGCCGCGCCGTCGCCCGTACGGGCCTCCTCATCGGCGGGTCCGCCGGCGGTGTCGTCTACGAGGCGCTGACCCGCCTGGCCTCCCTGCCCCCCGGTACGACTATGGTCGCCCTCATCAACGACGGCGGCGAAAAGTACATGGACACCGTCTTCAACGACGACTGGATGCAGGCCCGCGATCTCCTCAACGCCGAGGCCGAACGCGAAATCGACGAGTTGCTCACCAAACTCCGCGGGAACCGATAA
- a CDS encoding MATE family efflux transporter, which yields MLTTLLRDSRALGVLAVPLILTQLAQVALTTTDTVMMGLLGTTELAAGGLAIVIFNQLRTMGVGLVTSVGNQIAAAAARAELADGAGGNGADHDGAGADGGNGDGTRAGRIRGGASAAGRQAHDEVRGIVRASLAVATLAGIAGAVLMVLIGQALAWLGQDADVVDLTRTMLYALAPGLLPCLWFQAIRQFTVGMRRPQALLQITIASVAINAGLNWVLIHGTFGLPRLGLTGVGIATSSVYLLSFLALYASARKDKELAPLLSLDITKADPATVKRLVGLGIPIAATYGSEAGFFSLTALMAGSFGPDALAAHTAVNQLVYIVFQVAVGLSHAASINVSRELALGKYEDARRLKNTALTCAAAVMAVVGLLYLTLPKLVLAPFLDSGSDQALTIATQLLIVTAFLQFFDCAQNIGVGLLRGLDDTKSGFRITLIGYWAVGLPASWLLAYALGLDTLGIWLGLLTGLATTAVLLLRRYTRALSARAAQPAAAAA from the coding sequence ATGCTGACCACCCTCCTCCGCGACAGCCGCGCCCTCGGCGTGCTCGCCGTGCCGCTGATCCTCACCCAGCTCGCCCAAGTGGCCCTGACCACCACCGACACGGTGATGATGGGCCTCCTCGGCACCACCGAGCTGGCCGCCGGCGGCCTGGCCATCGTCATCTTCAACCAGCTGCGCACCATGGGCGTCGGCCTGGTCACCTCCGTCGGCAACCAGATCGCCGCCGCGGCCGCCCGAGCGGAACTGGCCGACGGAGCCGGCGGCAACGGCGCGGACCACGACGGAGCGGGCGCGGACGGGGGGAACGGGGACGGAACACGCGCCGGCCGAATACGCGGCGGCGCGTCCGCAGCAGGGCGGCAGGCCCACGACGAGGTCCGGGGCATCGTCCGCGCCAGCCTGGCGGTGGCCACCCTCGCCGGCATCGCCGGAGCCGTCCTGATGGTCCTCATCGGCCAGGCCCTGGCCTGGCTCGGCCAGGACGCCGACGTCGTCGACCTCACCCGGACCATGCTCTACGCGCTCGCCCCCGGCCTGCTGCCCTGCCTCTGGTTCCAGGCGATCCGTCAGTTCACCGTCGGCATGCGCCGCCCCCAGGCACTCCTCCAGATCACGATCGCCTCCGTCGCGATCAACGCGGGCCTCAACTGGGTCCTCATCCACGGCACCTTCGGCCTGCCCCGCCTCGGACTCACCGGCGTCGGCATCGCCACCTCCAGCGTCTACCTGCTCTCCTTCCTCGCCCTGTACGCGTCCGCGCGGAAGGACAAGGAGCTGGCCCCGCTCCTCAGCCTGGACATCACCAAGGCCGACCCGGCCACCGTCAAGCGCCTCGTCGGCCTCGGCATCCCGATCGCCGCCACCTACGGATCCGAGGCCGGCTTCTTCTCCCTCACCGCCCTCATGGCGGGTTCCTTCGGCCCCGACGCGCTCGCCGCCCACACCGCCGTCAACCAGCTCGTCTACATCGTCTTCCAGGTCGCCGTCGGCCTCTCCCACGCCGCGTCGATCAACGTCAGCCGCGAGCTCGCTCTCGGCAAGTACGAAGACGCCCGCCGCCTCAAGAACACCGCCCTGACCTGCGCCGCCGCCGTCATGGCCGTCGTCGGACTGCTCTACCTCACCCTCCCCAAGCTGGTCCTCGCGCCGTTCCTCGACTCCGGATCAGACCAGGCCCTCACCATCGCCACCCAGCTCCTGATCGTCACCGCCTTCCTCCAGTTCTTCGACTGTGCACAGAACATCGGCGTCGGACTCCTGCGCGGCCTCGACGACACCAAGAGCGGATTCCGCATCACCCTCATCGGCTACTGGGCCGTCGGCCTGCCCGCGTCCTGGCTGCTCGCCTACGCGCTCGGCCTCGACACCCTCGGCATCTGGCTCGGCCTCCTCACCGGCCTCGCCACCACCGCCGTCCTCCTCCTGCGCCGCTACACCCGGGCGCTCTCCGCCCGCGCGGCGCAGCCGGCGGCAGCGGCCGCCTGA
- a CDS encoding putative quinol monooxygenase: protein MTQPFTLVGTARPVPERAEELKELLLSFVEPTRQEPGCLAYHFHEDRDDPGVFVFYEAWRSEADLDAHLALPHMRAFWERRMDYLETDLDIRFLTMHSPYPSAVE, encoded by the coding sequence ATGACCCAGCCGTTCACGCTCGTCGGCACCGCCCGCCCCGTTCCCGAACGCGCCGAGGAACTCAAGGAGTTGCTGCTCTCGTTCGTCGAGCCGACCCGGCAGGAGCCCGGCTGCCTCGCGTACCACTTCCACGAGGATCGCGACGACCCCGGCGTCTTCGTGTTCTACGAGGCCTGGCGCTCCGAGGCCGATCTCGACGCCCACCTCGCCCTCCCGCACATGCGGGCCTTCTGGGAGCGGCGCATGGACTACCTGGAAACCGACCTCGACATCCGCTTCCTCACCATGCACAGCCCGTACCCCTCGGCCGTCGAGTAG
- a CDS encoding Y4yA family PLP-dependent enzyme: MAVNGPTLPTLPVLADPAAERVLSSGLLPELAYAFGGPFHFLLPDAFDTNLRAMQDAVATAGVDGFVYFAKKANKAAVFVERAAAGGAGVDVASVAELREALGHGVRGEHLVVTGPAKDPALLHLAVLHGALIAVDALDELDAVVTTASTGRVRPARILLRVLPAAQPHSRFGLTGAELTTALDRCVEAGDAVRMEGFSFHLSGYALQPRADLAAHLVELCLKARVQGLEASRISIGGGLPVSYSDADSWRAFLAEQHSGHYHAGKKFHPGDFYPYHSPVAGAEALAALLATRPASREHPVADLLKDAGVTLLLEPGRALLDQAGATVFRIQGVKDRDGYRILTVDGTSLSLSEQWFNSEYLPDPVLLPQDPDRAAGTFPASVGAATCLESDMLTWRKVPLRHQPRTGDLLVYPNTAGYQMDSNESPFHDLALPPKVVIDRTDRPRPRWRLDRHFT, encoded by the coding sequence GTGGCAGTGAACGGTCCCACCCTGCCCACCCTGCCGGTGCTGGCCGACCCCGCCGCCGAGCGGGTCCTGTCCAGTGGCCTGCTCCCCGAACTGGCCTACGCCTTCGGCGGCCCGTTCCACTTCCTGCTGCCCGACGCCTTCGACACCAACCTGAGGGCGATGCAGGACGCGGTGGCCACCGCCGGGGTCGACGGCTTCGTGTACTTCGCGAAGAAGGCCAACAAGGCCGCCGTCTTCGTCGAACGCGCGGCCGCCGGCGGCGCCGGTGTGGACGTGGCCTCCGTCGCCGAACTGCGCGAGGCCCTCGGCCACGGCGTGCGCGGCGAACACCTCGTCGTCACCGGCCCCGCCAAGGACCCGGCGCTGCTGCACCTGGCCGTCCTGCACGGCGCCCTGATCGCGGTCGACGCCCTCGACGAGCTCGACGCCGTCGTCACCACCGCCTCGACCGGCCGCGTCCGCCCCGCCCGCATCCTGCTGCGCGTCCTGCCCGCGGCCCAGCCCCACAGCCGCTTCGGACTCACCGGCGCCGAGCTGACCACGGCCCTGGACCGGTGCGTGGAGGCCGGGGACGCCGTACGCATGGAAGGGTTCTCCTTCCACCTGTCCGGCTACGCCCTCCAGCCGCGCGCCGACCTCGCCGCCCACCTGGTCGAACTGTGCCTCAAGGCCCGCGTCCAGGGCCTCGAAGCGAGCCGCATCAGCATCGGCGGGGGCCTGCCCGTCAGCTACAGCGACGCCGACAGCTGGCGCGCCTTCCTCGCCGAACAGCACAGCGGCCACTACCACGCGGGCAAGAAGTTCCACCCCGGCGACTTCTACCCCTACCACTCCCCGGTGGCCGGAGCCGAAGCCCTCGCCGCGCTCCTCGCCACCCGGCCCGCGAGCCGCGAACACCCCGTCGCGGACCTCCTCAAGGACGCCGGCGTCACCCTCCTCCTGGAGCCCGGCCGGGCCCTGCTCGACCAGGCCGGCGCCACGGTCTTCCGCATCCAGGGCGTCAAGGACCGCGACGGCTACCGGATCCTCACCGTCGACGGCACGAGCCTGAGCCTGTCCGAGCAGTGGTTCAACAGCGAGTACCTGCCCGACCCCGTCCTCCTTCCCCAGGACCCGGACCGCGCGGCGGGCACCTTCCCGGCGAGCGTCGGTGCGGCCACCTGCCTCGAGTCGGACATGCTCACCTGGCGCAAGGTCCCCCTGCGCCACCAACCCCGTACCGGAGACCTGCTGGTCTACCCGAACACGGCCGGCTACCAGATGGACTCCAACGAATCCCCCTTCCACGACCTGGCCCTGCCGCCCAAGGTCGTCATCGACCGGACCGACCGGCCGCGCCCCCGCTGGCGCCTGGACCGCCACTTCACCTGA
- a CDS encoding ornithine cyclodeaminase family protein: protein MTETASAHISGDDKHLRILSTSDLAGIDISLADVVATVEGAYRTLQAGQSDNPRKLTVKPQDGHSVSYAMLGRDGSREVVAIKTSYKHGLDKGREEQHYYTALTIYDDVTGLPVAMMDCSRIGSLRTPAVSALLARELAAPGARTALVIGTGTQGRLALPFLLTTLPDLDRLLLSGTHPEGIAAVREQLRTHFPDRDVEIVTDLRAAAADADVIVATAGGHTEAAVEASWLKPGALSILVGHGLAPSTLHEADRVIATSEAQMNVTGTDMADAEGKLPSVDAEFPPVIAGAAAGRTGAEERIFAYNSGLVVTDIALGHRFAQLALAQGLGTEVALWQ from the coding sequence ATGACCGAGACCGCGTCCGCCCACATATCCGGCGACGACAAGCACCTGCGCATCCTGTCCACCAGCGACCTCGCCGGGATCGACATCTCCCTGGCCGACGTGGTGGCCACGGTGGAGGGCGCCTACCGCACCCTCCAGGCCGGCCAGTCCGACAACCCCCGGAAACTGACCGTCAAGCCGCAGGACGGACACTCGGTCTCCTACGCGATGCTCGGCCGCGACGGCTCCCGCGAAGTCGTCGCCATCAAGACCTCCTACAAGCACGGCCTCGACAAGGGCCGCGAGGAGCAGCACTACTACACCGCTCTGACGATCTACGACGACGTCACCGGCCTGCCGGTCGCGATGATGGACTGCTCCCGCATCGGCTCCCTGCGCACCCCGGCCGTCTCCGCCCTGCTCGCCCGGGAACTGGCCGCCCCCGGAGCCCGAACGGCGCTCGTCATCGGCACCGGAACCCAGGGCCGGCTCGCGCTGCCGTTCCTCCTCACCACCCTCCCGGACCTCGACCGCCTCCTGCTGTCCGGCACCCACCCGGAGGGCATCGCCGCGGTCCGCGAGCAACTGCGCACCCACTTCCCCGACCGGGACGTGGAGATCGTCACCGACCTGCGGGCCGCCGCCGCGGACGCCGACGTCATCGTCGCCACCGCCGGCGGGCACACCGAGGCCGCCGTGGAAGCCTCCTGGCTGAAGCCCGGCGCGCTGTCGATCCTCGTCGGCCACGGCCTCGCGCCGTCCACCCTCCACGAGGCGGACCGGGTCATCGCCACGAGCGAGGCCCAAATGAACGTCACCGGCACCGACATGGCGGACGCCGAGGGCAAACTCCCCTCCGTCGACGCCGAGTTCCCGCCCGTCATCGCAGGTGCCGCCGCCGGCCGCACCGGCGCCGAGGAGCGGATCTTCGCATACAACAGCGGCCTCGTCGTCACCGACATCGCCCTCGGCCACCGCTTCGCCCAACTCGCCCTCGCGCAGGGCCTGGGCACCGAGGTCGCGCTGTGGCAGTGA
- a CDS encoding cytochrome P450 yields MTGDGGAPLYEVSDLAALDFDPFLREALRAGPVVRIRLAHGTPGECWLAARHDIVRFVTSDPRFSRDIVGRPLPSMNRYLVPLDRAVSFVDPPDHTRVRSVVSAAFNRFGTAALRPRAQAVLDERIDAMTAAGSPADLVRHVTSPFPLHVIGDLLGIPDADRPLLSGWADSILTRAKDEAGVERARRAKDEVRAFFRELARERRDRPRRDLVSDLGAAVHNGRIEEEELLALATLMGINGWHAVRNHTSNMVYLLLTDDTLMHRLRSDPDSVPAAVEELLRWIPHKHGVGQARVATEDVEVGGSVIRRGEAVYVSYVAANWDERHYPEPHRIDIDRAGPPHLAFGYGPHHCLAPMLARMEAELLLGTLVSRLPGLRLAVDPGEVAWQKDVLIRGPVALPVTW; encoded by the coding sequence GTGACGGGGGACGGGGGCGCGCCCCTGTACGAGGTGTCGGACCTGGCCGCGCTGGATTTCGACCCGTTCCTGCGCGAGGCGTTGCGGGCCGGGCCGGTCGTACGGATCCGGCTGGCGCACGGCACCCCCGGCGAGTGCTGGCTGGCGGCCCGGCACGACATCGTCCGGTTCGTCACCTCCGATCCCCGGTTCAGCCGTGACATCGTCGGCCGCCCGCTGCCCAGCATGAACAGGTACCTCGTTCCGCTGGACCGCGCGGTCAGCTTCGTCGACCCGCCCGACCACACCCGCGTCCGCTCCGTGGTCTCCGCGGCGTTCAACCGTTTCGGCACGGCGGCCCTGCGCCCGCGCGCCCAGGCCGTACTGGACGAGCGCATCGACGCGATGACGGCGGCCGGGTCGCCCGCCGACCTCGTCCGGCACGTCACCTCCCCCTTCCCCCTGCACGTCATCGGGGACCTGCTGGGGATCCCGGACGCCGACCGGCCGCTCCTGTCCGGGTGGGCGGACAGCATCCTGACCCGGGCGAAGGACGAGGCGGGGGTCGAGCGGGCGCGGCGGGCCAAGGACGAAGTCCGCGCCTTCTTCCGCGAACTGGCCCGCGAACGCCGGGACCGGCCGCGGCGCGACCTCGTCAGCGACCTGGGAGCCGCGGTCCACAACGGCAGGATCGAGGAGGAGGAACTCCTCGCCCTGGCCACGCTGATGGGGATCAACGGCTGGCACGCGGTGCGCAACCACACCTCCAACATGGTCTACCTCCTGCTCACCGACGACACCCTGATGCACCGGCTGCGGTCCGACCCGGACTCCGTCCCGGCGGCCGTGGAGGAACTGCTGCGTTGGATCCCCCACAAGCACGGCGTGGGTCAGGCCCGCGTCGCCACCGAGGACGTCGAGGTGGGAGGCAGCGTGATCCGCCGCGGCGAGGCCGTGTACGTGTCCTACGTGGCAGCCAACTGGGATGAGCGGCACTACCCCGAGCCGCACCGGATCGACATCGACCGAGCGGGCCCGCCCCATCTCGCCTTCGGCTACGGCCCCCACCACTGCCTGGCGCCCATGCTGGCCCGCATGGAGGCCGAACTGCTCCTCGGCACCCTCGTCTCCCGCCTCCCGGGCCTGCGCCTGGCCGTCGATCCCGGCGAAGTGGCCTGGCAGAAGGACGTACTCATCCGGGGCCCCGTGGCCCTCCCCGTCACCTGGTGA
- a CDS encoding cupin domain-containing protein — translation MTACPLTSVAPDSGLVVPPGGGRTLRTAAQQVTFKVTGVQSRTASSFEVLVPPGFDVGAHVHARSEELFYVLDGELDVLAFEPRVRTPDGWRGWRSPKGERVVRATPGTVILVPPGCPHAFANPTDVPARMFFQSSPPPDHERYFEELLEILSAAPADGPADHEAIAALRRRYDIEQLTPLRHDRPAEGR, via the coding sequence ATGACCGCATGTCCCCTGACCTCGGTGGCGCCGGACAGCGGCCTGGTCGTGCCGCCGGGTGGAGGCCGTACGCTGCGCACCGCCGCCCAGCAGGTGACGTTCAAGGTGACCGGCGTGCAGTCCCGTACCGCGTCGAGCTTCGAGGTGCTCGTGCCCCCGGGCTTCGACGTCGGCGCGCACGTCCACGCGCGCAGCGAGGAGCTGTTCTACGTCCTCGACGGCGAACTCGACGTGCTCGCCTTCGAGCCGCGCGTCCGCACCCCGGACGGCTGGCGGGGCTGGCGGTCACCGAAGGGGGAGCGCGTGGTCCGCGCCACGCCCGGCACGGTCATCCTGGTCCCGCCCGGCTGCCCGCACGCCTTCGCCAACCCCACCGACGTCCCGGCTCGGATGTTCTTCCAGTCGTCCCCTCCCCCGGACCACGAGCGGTACTTCGAGGAGCTGCTGGAGATCCTGTCCGCCGCCCCCGCCGACGGGCCCGCCGACCACGAGGCCATCGCCGCACTGCGCCGCCGCTACGACATCGAGCAGCTCACCCCGCTGCGCCACGACCGGCCGGCGGAGGGCCGGTGA
- a CDS encoding ArsR/SmtB family transcription factor, which translates to MPDEEGHPDVEEIELGPVLSALADPLRRRVVRELAAAPDGTARTCSSFGLPVSKATVTHHFRALREAGLIRQVDRGNSRMAGLRRADIERRFPGLLAILAAEPDE; encoded by the coding sequence GTGCCCGACGAAGAAGGACACCCGGACGTCGAGGAGATCGAGCTCGGCCCGGTCCTCTCCGCACTCGCCGATCCCCTGCGCCGCCGCGTGGTGCGCGAACTGGCCGCCGCACCCGACGGCACGGCGCGGACGTGCAGCTCCTTCGGGCTGCCCGTCTCCAAGGCGACCGTCACGCACCACTTCCGCGCCCTGCGCGAAGCCGGTCTGATCCGGCAGGTCGACCGGGGCAACAGCCGGATGGCCGGCCTGCGCCGCGCCGACATCGAGCGCCGCTTCCCCGGCCTGCTCGCCATCCTCGCGGCCGAACCCGACGAGTGA